From the genome of Bombus vancouverensis nearcticus chromosome 4, iyBomVanc1_principal, whole genome shotgun sequence:
ATGAAAATGAAGTGAAAGCAAAGTGGAACATGGTACCAGGCTGTATTAGGCATTACGTTTGCATTTAGTAATCATTTATTTACGCATATAACCTATaactttaaaaaaatatatatttattggcATAAGCAAAACaaatggaaaaattatttttataaagataATTACCTGTATTCGAGGATCTAAAGCTCCATCAACATTATCCGTAACATCCATCCTTTAATTTTTGGCATTTAAATGATTTAACTCGTCATTGTGGAATTCAACTCAATTATTCCGAGTTtatatgaatatacataattgtataaattgtaAGTGGTTTTCATAATAGTCTGCATGTAAAATTATTCGTTGTCTTCCAAACTGAAAAAATACACTGTCAAGCAATTATGCGTAACATTAAAGAGACTTCTAAAGAATGATAAACCGAACTAAGTATGTAGGATAGTATTATGTATATAAGTACTACTTACATACTAGTGAATACGGTCGCTTTCATTAACTATATAATTCAATGTATTGCGAAAAGACTCACTTATGGTATCCAACGCTAATAAACAATAAAAGTTGATTTTATGTCGAAAGATATGTCGAtcagatattttttatttggtGAATGTTATAAGATCTTTAAGTCTTAAAATCGGAATCTTTTCTAAAACATCCTGTATATTACTTCCATTTACATGaaaatttttctattataaaattgtaatatttatatataattattattggaAAAACATGTATATATTCACAGAAACTTTTGTTAGAAAAGTACTAACCAGTTGTACATAAAGTCAATAGAATACTAAAATATGATTCTTGATGATTACAAAAATTATGTTTGTGTAATAACAACTTGTGCTAGTTTTAAAACAGTTTCTGATAAATCTGTCGTCTGCTATCATCTATAGGAATATCCACAGTAAAATTGTGTGACTTTCAAACTATATTGGCAACAATATGAACCATGGTTCTCATGAAACAGATCTCGACACTCACTAGGGAAAACCGCCCGAAAATTGAATCATGACCAGtcgtgaaaaatcaacatggaagACAGTAAAGTTAGTGTTCTTGCCAGATAGACAGAGATGAATAGAGTGtctccgtctctctctctctctctctgagaTATTCACAGCATGTTACGCTTGTGAAAAAATGAGAATACTCACGTCACTGTTCTGGTTGTTCTACAATACTAAGCTGGACCACGCGGCCATGTGTGGAAGTTGTTCTATCCTAGTATATATAAGAACCTATTTAGTTCTATCATAAACGAGCCATAATCGATATGGTGTCACGCTACAAAAGCCTATTTCATTGTACGGTTCTACTTTTCTATCTGAGAtagataataacaataattaaatatagttccttctataatatttatttattttatatattattattagtttatCATATATTATATCTGCTTCCGAATATGCTTCAAATTGTACCGTGTTTGgtctcattttattttatttagaaaaatataacaaatatgttAGTAAAAGTTTCATTCTATGGTTGATACTATGGTTGATCGTTCGGGATTGATTGGCGTTTACACGtgacatatttttatataatataatgtatatgaacaatatatatgtattaaatgGTTTCTAAAGATATATTTCTTACTATTTACACTGTCCTTTTTAATTAAGATATAATATTATTGTTCTAAAATGATTAAAACGAATCAAATAATCAGCTTTTTTGCGAAAACTTACAAAACTTTTACTAACATGTTTCTTACACTTTTGTAAGTAAAATAACAccaaatacgatataaagtgTATTATAACTAGTTCATAATCttatattatttaaacaatgaaaatatatatataatataatgaagaAAGTGTTATCAAATGATGGCGTTATAATCAACAAATTCTATTAGTTGCTGCTTTtcaaaaattcgaaataatataacattttgaattttatattattattgaaaaatgtTAAGCTTCACATTGTTATGTAATAGAAAATAAGTTACGggaaattatttcttaaatatgaaatttataaataaagtatGGTATAATCGCTAAATACATATAGCATTTGATATATCATTATtcatttgaaatattcgccTACTACTTACAACATAAATGtcaataagtatatatagatatattaaatGTTTTTGTCGAATTATTGACATTTTTACCTATTTTCTTCTTCACCGTATTATTAAGGTATTACCTTTATATTGATTTAAAATGTAAtgtgattgataaaattttatatttgtttctatGACTCGAAAAATCTTGACAATTCCATGAGAATGATGTCTGGATTTCCGTTTTCTGATAGTTGCCCGCTGAAGTATACATATACACGTGAGTAGCGGTAGCACTCATTGGAGTGATGATCCTTGGATATGATCATTGGATAATCTAgtacatttttcttttaataaggtAGGTTATGAATTCGAAAttaactttatatttataaatgtatatgattataatatttaaagaaacacactttatttaaaaaacgatgTTAATTATGATCCATATATATTTCGCAATAATATAAGTGTTACGTCCTGTGAACCAAACGTATGTTTTAATCCATCCTTCGACAGCTGTTTTTTTAACATATTTACTCGCACCCGCAATAATCTCAAAGAACCAAACAGAGCAGATCTctaattttataggatattgtATATGCTAACTTTGACTTCAGCACTTGGCCGCATGGTGCAGCACTAGTTCGGGAACAATCAGGTCTATTAGTGTGAGCATTCTCATTTCCTCTCTGACAGCAGTTCCGCCAGTATGATCGATAACCGCGCTTTCTTCAATCTTCATAAATGACATTATATGATTATCAtgattattattacttattacataatataataggattgtattgttattttACGTATCCATAGATATAACACAagcttaaaaataaaaataacattaaATCTGTAagttacaatttattaaatatgaTATACATTTACGTATATTACTTACTATAAACATTTTGACACATTTTCCTTCACAATTTCCCCTaagttataattaaattattgcaATGTATGGTGGccataatattatttcataaatacaCATATTTACACGTGACCACTACTATTGCTGGGACAAAGATGTGGTTTTTACACCAATAATAAAGTAATGagattgttattttatttaatggTGAAATTAATCGTCAGTCTTTTACTTTATATTCAATGAAAAACCACATATATAGTACATTAGGAAAAATATGATCTAATGGTATAATGTCACCTTGATTCCGCAAATATTGTTGTCCTAACAATGTTTTTACATAAAAGAAATACAATGTGACTTTGAAAAATTCGAATCTATCAAAAATTGATGGTTTACAAATGCGTAAAGTAACACAATTCTATATTGTACTATACACAAATGTACAGAATATTCTTGGTCACCTTCCTGAACATAACAATGTTTCTTTGCACCTGTTGAAACTACCCCATTGAACTTCTCAGTGGCTAGATTTACTACAACAACATAGTTGTTGGATTTTCCATGAAGTTCTTAAAAGCTGTTAACCACTGTGCGCCTACTGCACCGTCTACGGTACGGTGATCACAACTGGCAGTGACAGACATAAATTGGGTGGTTGTAAATctaaaaaaaataagtcactaaagaataaaatgtaaaatattatgtaaaaaaaGAGCTGGAGAAAAACACTTACCCTTTTTCATTTTTGGCGGGTATTAACCTGGTTTCAGTTGTGCCTACAGCTAAAATGATTGACTGAGGAGGGTTTATGATGgcagaaaaatttttaataccaAACATTCCTAAATTTGACAAAGTGATAGTTCCTCCTTGGAACTCTTGCGGCTGCAATTTTCCTTCTCTCGCTTTTGTAGCTAATTCTTTTACATCCTTACTAATCTGAACTATACCCTTTGTGTCTGCACCAAAAACTATTGGTGTAATTAGGCCACTTTCTGTACTGACTGCTACATTTACGTCAACATTATTGtatctaataaaaaaaaaaaaaaaaaaagggggaaagaaagaggaaatttAATCCATATGATTATAATTCCTGCTACTAATAGCAATTATTTATTACAACATATTACTTACTGTCTAATAACTTCTCCCAACCATGCACTATTACCTTCAGGTACTTTTTTACAAGCCATAGCCATTCCCTTGATAATGATATCATTTACACTAagctttattttttctttttctaacatCTTGTTAAATTGTTCTCGCATTTCGAGTGCGGCGTCCATTTTTACATctattgataaataataatgtgGAATTGTTTGTTTGCTTTCCAGTAAACGCTTTGCAATTATTGCGCGGATACTGGATACTGGAACATCCATCCCTTCTGTTGTAGCTGTTGTTGTTGCTACTGTAGGATGAGCAGCCATAGCTGGTGCACCTACTAAATCTTTGGATGTTATGGATCCATATAGTCCTGAACCTCTTAAACCCTTTAAGAAAgtaatagaattatttaaaattttttaattttatatgacCTAAAATTTACCTCCAAAGCAAGGCCTTTTTCAGCTGCAAGTCTTTTAGCCAATGGGCTAATATATATTCTCTCTCCTGATGCAGTAGGCAGTGGTTTTGGGGCGGAAGGTGCTGCAGGTGCTGGTGGCGTTACAGGGGATGGTGGGGGAGTAGATGGTGGAGAAGTAGATGGCGTAGGAACACTTGATGTAAGGGTAGCTGATGCAGTAGTTGCTGGAGTATCGTCTTTAAAATCTTTGAAGGCAGCTACAGAACTTTCATCAGGGACAATTATACAAACTAATTTGCCTATAGCGACATTTTTTGTTCCCGCAGCTACTATAATTTTTGCCAGATAGCCTTCTTCTGGTGTTTCAAAACCCATCGTAGCTTTATCAGTTTCAATTTCAGCAAGTAGATCACCTTCATTCAACTTGTCACCTAAAATGATGATACAACACCAACAATTGTTAATGAGTTTATTATACACATGAATTATTTACATTACCTTCCTTTTTGTGCCAATTGACAATTGTGCCTGTTTCCATAGTAGGTGATAACGCAGGAAGCTGCACTTTGACATGATCTGGATAATCTGCATAATACCTTAACTGTTGTTTCCACGGAGTTACCGTAAAACGTAAGGTGTTATGAATTTGAATCCTAAGtatcaaataaaaatgaataaattattctaaaagAATGTGTAAAATTTTCCTTGaaatgtaaaaatacaaatCTATGCTATTAAGTATCCTGAATGAATAAGAGACTAATGCaaatcaaatataataaaattgtcctAAAATAGAGAAAAGCAAAAGAGGATTATGAAATCATTTGCATTTATGGCTTTGATTATCCTCATCAATAACAGGTGGAAATAATGCCATACTTGAAAACTTTTAAGTAGAATTGGAAGATAGAATGACTTTAAAATAACCTTAATCATAACCAATGAGGTAAATTTTAATCAGAGGACGACAAAACTTAGAACAATAAGTTAAGATGGTAATAACGGAAAATGAAATACCTTTGTACATATTTTCTGTGAAGACATCGTATGATCACAGATCTTACGGTATTCGTCCGCACAGAACTTCGTAGTATTGCGTTTGCCAATTCATTACGTAGGCCCGTTGTCGTTCGTATCATATCTCGGATGATTCGTGGATCTTTTACTACCGGTTTTAGTAGAAAGTGGCAAGAAATTCGACGTTACTGATCTCTTATTTGAACACTCGGACAATGAACGTGTTCCGAGCGTGTCAATGATGTAGGGGTTATCGTTAAGCACAACCAGAGACAGACGATGCAAATACCAAATTAGAGGTCGTTTGCAAGGTCACGTGGCTACAGATTTAAAGGTAGTTTTCACAAGCAGAAGATCATTTTTCGCAAATTATAGAATATGGAAAAAAAGTAAGAATAAAATAAGACGCAAGACATACCGTTTCCTTGTTGgaaacaaaatgaaaatttatgtcAAGGTTTTCTGGCTTATAACCAACCGTGTTATTAACAAAATAGGACGGGTGTTCTGATTCGTTAACTAGTATAGTCTGATTTGTGTTTATTTCAGCGCTACGACATTGGTGGCGATTAGAAGAACTTGACGTTTTTGTActtctatttttctttcatacttcttttcattcatttcaattataataataatttgtgtAAAAAGAAAACGTACAAAGAATTGGAAATTAAACTGCAAAGAGATTGTTTTCTGAAATGAAGAGACGAGGTGTCAGCAAAATGGCGAAGATAAATGAATTTGATATCGTAGATCAAAATGCACAATCGAAAGTCGGAAAATTTACATTTTGGAATGGAGATGTTTACGAcggagaatataaaataaattatgatCGATTACTTTTGCTTAAGCAAGGTAACATTTTGTGAGATATTGCCCACTTTTGAAACTCTGTCAATTGAATTGCTTGTGTAGGAAGAGGCACATATACTACTGATAATTTTGATACCTATCACGGAGAATGGGACGATGATACGTTTTCTAATGCCGATATTCATATTAAGTAATAAAGTCTATTTCATGatctataattaaataaaatcacATACAATTTACTTAAGGTATAATAACGACGCTCAGTATCGAGGTAGAATAGATCCGAACGGAACGATGGTCGGTTTAGGAACATACATATTTCCCGATGGGTCCTCGATCGAAGCTATATGGCACAATAATATACCatctacaaatattatttacagaGAACCTCTTGGATTTGCGTGGATAGTCGAAGATATATCAGTAGAtgtaaaaagtatttttttttaaatcaaacaTATCTATAAATTGAAGACTATAGGCCGAAAACATGATaagtgatttaaaaattagtttcatcaaaaatatcgatcggcataatattagatatatctttgattgtttaaaaaatt
Proteins encoded in this window:
- the LOC117161377 gene encoding uncharacterized protein LOC117161377, translated to MKRRGVSKMAKINEFDIVDQNAQSKVGKFTFWNGDVYDGEYKINYDRLLLLKQGRGTYTTDNFDTYHGEWDDDTFSNADIHIKYNNDAQYRGRIDPNGTMVGLGTYIFPDGSSIEAIWHNNIPSTNIIYREPLGFAWIVEDISVDSITFSAGNHFWNDILSDDSTMCSSKSFDQSELN
- the muc gene encoding dihydrolipoamide S-acetyltransferase muc, translating into MIRTTTGLRNELANAILRSSVRTNTVRSVIIRCLHRKYVQRIQIHNTLRFTVTPWKQQLRYYADYPDHVKVQLPALSPTMETGTIVNWHKKEGDKLNEGDLLAEIETDKATMGFETPEEGYLAKIIVAAGTKNVAIGKLVCIIVPDESSVAAFKDFKDDTPATTASATLTSSVPTPSTSPPSTPPPSPVTPPAPAAPSAPKPLPTASGERIYISPLAKRLAAEKGLALEGLRGSGLYGSITSKDLVGAPAMAAHPTVATTTATTEGMDVPVSSIRAIIAKRLLESKQTIPHYYLSIDVKMDAALEMREQFNKMLEKEKIKLSVNDIIIKGMAMACKKVPEGNSAWLGEVIRQYNNVDVNVAVSTESGLITPIVFGADTKGIVQISKDVKELATKAREGKLQPQEFQGGTITLSNLGMFGIKNFSAIINPPQSIILAVGTTETRLIPAKNEKGFTTTQFMSVTASCDHRTVDGAVGAQWLTAFKNFMENPTTMLL